The sequence AGCATGATATACAATTCCAACCACTAGAATATAAACTGTTATTGCCGTGCCTGTTTCTGGCTTATGCCAAAAACTTGCATCACTATTTCGTGACAATAAAAGGTTAAGGAAATAAATAAAAACCAGCGTGTTACTTAAAATCGTGAAATAGCTGAAGAACCGAATAACAACATCCACTACATCCTTGTTGGCAGGATTGTGGAGCATGATTGATAACTGAAGTATTAAACTTGAAAAAACAAGTATTACAATGAACGGTTCCAATAATTTTTTGAGCCTAAGGGACATATCATTTAATTATCCATTGAATTTAATCAAAAAATAATTAATGCCCTACCCCCCTTCGTTTAATCATCCCGCCTTTGGTATCTTTAATACTACTCATGACAACAAAAGCATTGGGATCAATTTTCTCCAATTCAGTATTTAATTTGTTGATTTCTAAGCGGGTAATTACCGTATATACTATATCCATGTCTTTAACATCGCCACTTTTACCATACCCTCTCTTTCCTTTATAAACAGTAACACCACGACCAAGAATATTTATAATCATCGCCCTAACTTCATCGTTATGAACGGAGATAATGGTAACCCCTGTATATTCTTCTAAACCTTCAATAATGAAATCTAGGGTTTTAGAAGCACTTAAATAGGTTAGCAATGAATACATCGCAATTTCAACAGATAAAAAATAAGCCGCTGTAGAAAAAATCAACACATTAATGACAATAATAACATCCCCTATGGTCATACCTGATTTTCTGCTAACAGCAATCGCTAATACTTCAGTACCATCTAAAACGCCTCCGCCTCTAATGGAGAGTCCGATTCCTGCTCCTAAAAAGAATCCACCGAATACAGCGACCAACAGATTGTCTTTTGTGATATCTGGAAATTCTACAAAGTGAACCGTTAAGGATAGTAATAAAATAGCTATGGCAGACTTTATGGCAAATTGTGTCCCCAAAATTCTGTATCCAAATAAAAGGAAGGGTATATTAACCAACAAAATTAGTAACCCAACGGGCACACCGGATAAGGCAGAAATTAAAAGAGAAATACCTGTTGCACCACCATCAATAAAATGATTGGTTAACAAGAACCCTTTTAATCCAAACGCAGCTGAAAGTACACCTAAGAAAATTAGCAGCGCATCTTTTAAACCGGCAAAAATAGTCACCCTAAAAATTCTAAGTCCCTTTGCAATCTGATAAGCACTATATACACCTTCCTGACTTTTATTTTTCTTGTCAGGATTTAAAACACTACGTACAATTAAATTTTTGAGAAATTGATGCATACTTGCAAGTTACTAATACTTATACTCAAGTGGCAACAAGTTTGACAATTTTTCAGACCATGCCCAATAATCCAGCGTGAGTATATCCTTGCCAAAAAAATAACTTCCATTAGCAAGCACCGAAACAATTTTAGAAGAATCAGGCATAAACAATTTAGCTGTTAGCGGATCTCCTAAACTTACATTTCGCTTAGATTTTATATACAAGGAAGACATTAATTTGTCTTTATACACTACTTGCAAATAGTCATTAAATTTCAATCCCGCCGTATTGTCGTCAATAGCAAAAGCTATACTATCACCGTTTAAGGGAGTATTTATCAACACATCCACTTCTTCCATAATTGGCTCTCCATTAATTTTAATAGTGGCGCTTGGGACTTTCTGTCTTATTACCCTCCTTAATTCAAAACCTTCCTCCAGTATTTTATTCCGAAAAACACTGCGCATAAAATGCATTAGAGAACCTTTATATGTTTCTTTTCTGGTTTCAGTCCACTTTTGTTTTTGCCTATTGTTTTTAGATTGCTTTTCCGCAAATAAAGGATATCCCTGATAATAGAATATGCGGGTTTTATAATTGTGTTCAAATTGAGTAAGGGTGTAAGTTAAATCGAAGCCCAGCGCATTGTTTTCAAGTTTGAGAGGCTCTGTTGCGTAAGCTCGAAGAATATTTTCCTTTTTGCTATAATTAAATTTAACTGCACCCTTATTCAACAACCTGCATTTCATAGCATTAGGTGTGTTCCCAATCAACATTTCCATAAAGAAGTCGCCCCATTTCTCCCATCCGTTTTTATCGTAATTTCCAACAATTACTTCTTCCAATTCAGCAACCCGTGGCTTTAGTTCAATAATCAATCCTGTTAGATTTTCCTGTAAGCTTACTTCCCTCGCATAGGTTTCATACCCAATCATGGCAACTACAAGATTGAATCGACCATTTCCTGTTATTTCCAGTTTAAACGCACCAGCACTATTTGTACTAGTTCCAATAGATGTATTGGCAAGAAACACACTTGCTGAAGACAATGCTTGCTTTGAATGAATATCAATGATGTTACCAGTAATAATTCTCTGAGCAGGCAAGAGCTGTGCAAATGCCATCCAGAGAATCATTAAAAGGAATTTGATATTCATTAGTCTCTCTCATTTTACAAACCAAACAAACCCGCATTCAACAATTGCAAAGTTCTGGTTTTGTACGTTTGAGGTAGAAGTAAGGAAATATTATGAGGACTTCCGCCATAGCTCACCATTGTTGTAGGTATTTCACTAAGGGCATCAAATAATTTTTGCAAAACATGATCAGTTTGGGCAATTTCATTACCAACAATCGAAACAATTGTCTGCCCTTTTTCCACGTCCACACTTCCAAATGGTTCTAATTCCCTTACAATTTCATTTAAGAAGGTGTCAGAATCAATGGTTACAGAAACAGCCACTTCAGAAGTGGTAATCATATCGATTGATGTTTTATATTTTTCAAACACCTCAAACACTTTACGTAAGAAACCATAGGCAAGTAACATTCGGCTACTTTTAATTTTAATTGCTGTAATGCCATCCTTAGCTGCTACCGCCTTAACACCTACGCTACCTGCTTCTTTTGTAATAACTGTTCCTACAGCATCAGGCTGCATTGTATTCAATAATTTTACAGGTACATTTTCCTGTTGAGCTGGCCAAATACAAGTTGGATGTAAAATTTTTGCACCGAAATAAGCAAGCTCTGCTGCCTCATCAAAACTCAATTGTTCTATGGCAACAGTTTTGTTAACAATTCTAGGATCATTGTTGTGCATGCCATCAATATCAGTCCAGATTTCGCATACTTCTGCATTACATGCTGCAGCAATTAATGATGCAGTATAGTCGCTTCCACCACGCTTCAAATTATCTACTTCACCCTTTGCATTCTTACATATATATCCCTGAGTCACGAAAATACCTGTACCATTATGCTTTGCCAATAAATCATTCAGCTTGGTTCTAATGAGCGGAAGTTGAGGTTCTTCGTTGGCATCAATACTCATAAATTCTAATGCAGGTAATAATTCGTGCTGAACACCAATTTCAGAAAGATATACAGAGAACAATTTAGTGCTCATCAGTTCTCCTTGAGCCAAAATATCTTTGTTCAATGCTTCACTGAAAGAAATGCGAAGTATAATATTGAGAAACTCAAAATGTTCTGCAATAATCTGACGGGCTTTTTCCTGATTCTCCTCTTTTGCAACCAATTGATTTATGAAGCCCAAATAATGTTGATGTAAATGCTGAATGGTTTCTTTTGCAGATTCCCTCTCACCTTTTGCCAGTAAATCACTGATTTGAACAAGCGTATTGGTTGTACCGCTAAGTGCACTCAATACAACAATTTTATGTTTAGAATCTCTGGTAATTAATTTTGCTACTTCGTGCATTCTTTCTGGCTTACCAACACTGGTGCCTCCAAATTTCATTATTTTCATTGCTGCCTAATTTACAGCAAATGTAACGCTAACAAATGAATCACATGCCATATGGCTTCTGTCCATCGCAGCTCAGATTTTCTCCCGGGTTCACTCCCAGTTTTTTACAAAAAGCAAGATAATACTGCAACCGGAACTTATTTCTGATAGAGTATACACCGCCACACTCAAGTCCACCATTCACAATATTCATAACCGCTCCAAAGCCTGGTTTTCTACCCAAAAGTGAATCCTGTTGATTGGGAATCCATTTGCCAGACATCACTTCGTGACACGAAGGTTTAGGTTCCTGCGGAGTAATCCAAAACCAAATTGCAGATGCAAAACTTAATTCAGCATCATTTACCAATAATTCTGGTTTTTTAAGGAGGCTATCTTTGTTACCTAATACCTGTTCACTAAACAACCCGTAATTATAATTCCAGCTTAATTGAATTGGACCTCTGCCATGATATGATTTACCGTTAACGGGCGGAAAATAGGTATTTGTTGTATCGCTGTAGTGATCACATCCTTTTAAACAGGTTAACTCCTCTTTATAATACAATCCATAATCATAAAAGCTAGCCATTTCTTTTTCATTTCCTCCACCTGTTTCATGAGAGATGGTTGCCAGGAATGCCGCAAGTTCTCTTCGCTGAAGTTCCGTAGATGTATTCGAAAGAAAGGTTGGAAATCGCTTCGTTGCAGCAACAAATGCCTCATAATTATAAAATGGAGTAGACACACTATCCCCCCCATTGATATGCGGAAACAATGCATCCCATTCCACCTTGCTCAATATTTTAAAACCATCCCGACGATCCTGTTTAGCAGATAAACAAGAAATAAATAGCAATGGCAGAATAATCCTAATCAGAATAGATAATGGTGATTGCATAGTAGAATAATTAGGCATTATTATAATCTGATACCGAATAAGTCTCCAGCAGCAATTAAATCATCAACAACAACAGGCAATAGCGGGATGCCTGTTTTCATTCGTTCTGCCTCCATTATACGTTCTGGATCCCCTGGTATTAAAACAGGATTAACAGGGTCAATAGGTTTTGCACTCCGGAAGCGGCCAATCCAGTTATCCATATGTCTTTTAAAAGTTGCTGCAGGTCTGAAGGCATCAATACGCATTGCGCCAACAAAATGACCAAGACCTTCACCCGGCATATTATCGGGCATAGGAATATAAGCCGGGAAAGGTGGTGCCCACGGACCATAAGAAGCGCCACTTAGTACAGCAGAAAAAATATCTACAATACTACCTAGTGCATATCCCTTGTGACTACCATGCGTTTTATCAGATCCCAATGGAAGAAGGGATCCATTTTTTTTCAAAATATTTGCATCATTTGAAGGCACCCCATTTTCATCCTGCACCCATCCTTCCGGGGTATCCTGCTGTTTTCTTTGTAATATTTCCAACTTACCATTGGCGGCTGTTGTCGTTGCAAAATCTGCAACAAAAGGAGGTTCGTTTCCTGCCGGTATGGCTACTGCAATTGGATTGGTTCCAAGCATTTTTTCTTTAGAAAATGTAGGAGCAACCAGTGCACTGGCATTTGTCATTGCCATACCAATCATGTCTTTTGACAAAGCCATCATAGCATGATATCCTGCTATACCAAAGTGGTTGGAATTTTGCACAGCAACCCATCCTGTGCCAACTTTTTCAGCTTTTTCCATGGCAAGCTTCATTGCAAAAGGAGCTACAACTAACCCAAGCCCCTGACCACCATCTACTACTGCAGTTGAGGGTGTTTCGTGAATCACCTTAATCACAGGCTGCGCATTTATTCGCTTTGCCTGCCACAATCGGATATACCCGCTTAGTCTAGCTACTCCATGACTATCAATACCTCTTAAATCCGCTGAAAGCAAAACTTCAGCTGCAATGGAAGCATCTTCTTCCGAACAACCCATTTGCCGGAATACCTTATGTGTAAAGGATAGTAACTGAGCGTATGGGAAAAATTTTTCCATACCGCAATGTACGAAGCAAAAGGGCAATACCGAAGTATTGCCCCTCTAATAAGATGATTTCAAATTGCATTAAAATGGCAGATCATCAAAAGCTTCTGTAATTTCTGATGATGGTGTCATAGGCGAACTGGCAGCAGCAGGGGCAGATTGATAACCACCAGAAGCATATCCTCCGGTATTGGGAGAAGATTCTCCGCTTCTGCTTCCCAAAAGTTGAACGCTACTAACCCTTAATGTTAAGGTTGCACCATTTGTGCCGTCTTTAGTGGTATAGGTTCTAACATCAGGCTGACCTTCAACATATACCTGTGTACCTTTCTTTAAATAAGGGGCAATTCCTGTTCTTTCAGTCCAATAAGCACAATCCACCCAGGTTGTTTTGTCTTTCTGATTACCCTGAGCATCTCTATATCTTTCCGTATGGGCAACGGTAAAATTGATTACATTTTTTCCGTTTACATTATTCAACATGGCATCTTTTCCCAGATTACCGATAGCTGTCATTTTAATCATAGTGTATTTTTTTTCAATTTCTAAAAAATGAAATTAAGTAAAATGCGTAATTCCCGTACAGCCAATTTGATTTTAACGGTTCTCGAAAGTGCAAATCTGCCTTATTTGCCTTCATTGTTCTAATTTTGCAGAAATAAAGGGCAATTATGAGTCGTAAGGGGAAAGTTTTGGTGGCAATGAGCGGTGGTATTGATAGTACTGTTACTGCACTTATGTTGCATCATGAGGGTTATGAAGTGATTGGGATCACTATGAAAACCTGGGATTATGCCAGCAGCGGAACCAGCACCAAAGAAACTGGCTGTTGTAATATTGATTCTTTCAATGACGCAAGACAGGCTGCAGTGCATCATGGCTTCCCCCATTTCATATTGGATATCAGGGATGAATTTGGAGATTTTGTTATAGAAAACTTCGTAGAGGAATACCTTGCCGGAAGAACGCCCAATCCCTGTGTAATGTGTAACACCCATATTAAATGGAAAGCATTACTAAAAAGGGCCAATGCGCTGGAATGTGATTTCATTGCAACAGGTCACTATGCTTCCATCAGAAATCACACCAATGGCAGATATGTTATTAGCAAAGGATTAGATGAAACAAAAGACCAGAGCTATGTTTTATGGGGATTAGATCAGGAACTACTGAGTAGAACAATTATGCCATTAGGGGGATATCGTAAATCTGCCATCAGACAAATGGCTATGGATATGGGCTATCCAGAACTTGCCAAGAAAAGTGAGAGTTATGAAATTTGTTTTGTTCCGGACAATGACTATCGGGGTTTTCTGAAAAGAAGAGTAGAAGGTTTGGAAGATAAAGTAGCCGGAGGCTGGTTTGTAGACAAGACAGGTAAAAAACTGGGGCAACATAAAGGATATCCATTTTATACAATTGGACAAAGAAAAGGTCTTGAAATTGCAATGGGGCATCCGGTATATGTAACATCCATTGATCCCGATAATAATATTGTTGTTCTGGGCGATGAAGCAGATTTGGAACAAAATGATATGATGGTGGGGAAATTGAATTGGGTTAAATACGATGGCATAACCGATGGCATGGAATCCATTACCCGTATTAGATACAAGGATAAAGGAGCGCTTAGTAACTTATACAATGAGCCAAACGGAATTATCAGAGCCCGCTTTTATGAGAACGTAAAAAGCATTGCTCCAGGGCAGAGCGCCGTTTTTTATGAGGACAACGATGTAATTGGAGGAGGTATTATTCAAAGAGGGGAACTAATCCTAAACCCTTAATCCTGTTTTCTGATTAAAGCTGCAAACATTGAGTCCGCACGATGCCGGAAACCAGCAATCAATTGTTGATTCATTAATTCTGTGGAAGGAATCGTTTGCAGAATATAATTCACCACAGCTTCATTCTCTGCTTCAAATACTGAACAGGTAATATAAAGAAAATAGCCACCAGGTCTTAACTTGGTGAACACCGATTTAACAATGGCTTGTTGAGTTTGCTGAAATTCCAGAATACTTTCTGTCTTAAAGAATGATAATTGTTCCGGTGTTCTTCCCCAAGTACCGCTACCTGAACAAGGTGCATCACAAATTATCAAATCAAAAGTCTTATGCTGTAATTCCGGAGATTGCAGCGGTTCACTTAGGTTAACTATTACAGAGTCAAACTGCCGGATGCCCGCTCTCTGAAACCTGCTGATTAAATTCTGAATGATGGTTTTGCGAAGGTCAGAAACGGTCAAATTGATATTACCCAGGACATCTCTGGCTAAAATAGATTTTCCACCACTGGCTGCACAACAATCCCAGATATCAATGGATGCATCTTTCCCTTTTCGTAATTTTTTAGCAGGCTCCATTAATACAGCTGTTTGTTGAGAACTGAAATCCTGTATCACAAAATCCTTATCTACTTCTCCTATGCCCTCCAATTTTGTTCCATTGGCCAAAGCGAGGCAAGTTTCACTTATTGCTGTATAGGCAATATTGGCTTTGTCTAATGCTTTTAAAACGTTTTGCAATCTACCGGGTCTAATCCTGACAAATAAGTAGGGTTGTATTAAATGAGATTCACTGAATGAACTAAATTCAATTGATTTTCCAACACTGTCTTCAAATGGAAAAATCATTGATATAGCAAAGGAGGGAACTTTCTGCTGAACAAAAGACACCCTCTCCGTTACTTCAGGAGACCATGCTTCCATCCATTCTTCACTGAAAAGTATTTCCCAATCATTAGGTTGTTCATTGCATAAAAAGATGGCAACCTGAATTGCTTCATCTAACGGCAAATTGGCTAAAGACTTTCCAGTTCTGAAATATTGGTAACAAAGCTGACCAATAAATCTACGATCCTTGGAACCGAATTTTTTATTCGCAGCAAAATAGGCTTTCAGATAAATCGAAAATGGCGATTCATTCTTAAAGGAGCTTAGTATTGCGGCAGCTGATTTTACATAATTGGCTGCGTATTTCACTATAATTCCAATAAAGCTTTAACAGGATCTTTTCCTATCAACAATAATGCAGGGTTCTCCAATAATTCTTTCACGCGAACAAGGAAGCTAACACTCTCTCTTCCATCAATAATACGGTGATCATAACTCAATGCCAAATACATCATTGGACGAATTACAACCTGCCCATTGATTGCCATTGGACGTTCCTGAATTTTATGCATCCCAAGAATAGCACTTTGAGGAATATTGATAATTGGTGTACTCATTAAGCTACCGAAAACACCACCGTTGGTGATGGTAAAAGTTCCACCCTGCAATTCATCAGCAGTTAACTTGCTATCTCTTGCTTTTGCTGCCAATTCTACTACTTTCTTCTCAATGTCTGCCATACTGAGGCTCTCTACATTTCTCATAACAGGAACAGTAAGACCTCTTGGTGTACTTACTGCGATACTGATATCCGCATAATCATGATACACAATCTGATCACCGTCAATGTACGCATTCACAGAAGGCCACTCACCTAAAGCAATTGCACATGCTTTAGCAAAGAAGCTCATAAATCCAAGATTAACTCCGTGTCCTTCTTTAAATTTATCTTTGTACTGCTTTCTGATCTCCATGATTTGCGTCATGTCCACTTCATTGAATGTGGTTAGCATAGCAGTTGTATTCTTAGATTCAACCAATCTTCTACTAATGGTTCTTCTTAATGCACTCATTTTTTCCTGACGTACATTTCTGCTGAACAATGCCCCATCTGAAACAAATGATTTTTTACCTGGATTATTGATCGCATCCAATACATCCTGCTTCATTATTTTCCCCCCTGTTCCTGTAGGAGTGATTGATTTAGTATCTACTTTCTTGTCAGCAATAATAGCAGAAGCCACAGGGCTTGCCTTGATGTCATTGGATATCGCTGTAACCGGAGCCTGACTCACGGCAGCGGGTTGAGCTGATGTAGTAGCTACGGGTGCAGGAGCCGCAATACCTTCAGGCTTTGGCGCTGCATCATCAATATTTGCCAATACATCTCCAATATTTAAAGTATCTCCCTCTTTACCAACAGTTTTTAAAATTCCAGCCTTCTCCGCATTTACTTCAAATGTAGCTTTTTCACTTTCTAACTCAGCAATCACTTCATCGCGTTCCACCCATTCTCCATCTTTTTTAGTCCACTTCAAAAGTGTTACTTCATTGATTGATTCTCCTACTGTTGGTACTTTTATTTCGATCATAACGAGAGATTAATAAGGTATATAGATTGACTATTAAATATTAAATGCTGTTTCAATTATTTCCAATTGTTCCTGCGCATGTACTTTAGCATATCCTGTAGCTGTTGCTGCGCTGGCATTTCTGCTGATAACTCCAAAATTGATAGTTTTCAAATTGGTTTGAAGGAAACCAGCTGCGCCCATATTCAAAGGCTCTTCCTGAACCCAGAACCAGGTTGCTTTGTTGTATTTTTTATACAAGGCATCTAATTGCTGAAGTGGCATCGGATAAATCTGCTCTAATCTAACAATGGCAATATCCTTTCTGTTCTCTTTAGCTTGTTTATCGGCAAGTTCAAAATATAGTTTGCCTGAGCAGAATAAAACTTTTTTAACTGAAGCAGGATCTTGTACAAAAGCATCATCAATTACTTCTTTAAATCCGCCAGAAAGGAAATCCTCTTTTGAACTGTATGTGCCAGGATTACGCAGATTGGCTTTTGGAGAGAAATTAATCAATGGCTTGCGGAAATTCCAGGTAGTCTGTCTTCTGAAAGCATGAAATAAATTAGCTGCACTGGTTATATTGGTCACAACCATATTTAATTCAGCACACATTTGCAGGAAGCGTTCCATTCTTGCACTACTATGCTCTGGACCTTGTCCTTCATAACCATGCGGCAACAACATAACAAGACCATTTTGTCTTTGCCATTTTTGTTCGCCTGCTGCAATGAACTGATCAATCATTGTTTGTGCACCATTACAAAAATCACCAAATTGTGCTTCCCAAATTACCAAAGCATTTGGATTTGCCATAGCATATCCATATTCAAATCCTAATACCCCATATTCACTAAGCAAAGAGTTATAAATTCTGAATTGCTCTTGCTTCTCCTGAAAATGGTTTAGTCGATTGTATTCTGCATTGCTTTCTTCGTCTCTCAATACTGCATGACGATGACTGAAAGTTCCTCGCTTCACGTCCTGTCCACTCATACGTACAACATTCCCATCAGTCAGAATAGAACCATATGCCATCAATTCGGCAGTAGCCCAATCTATTTTACCTTCAGTTTCATATAATTTTACTTTATCCTGAATTAATTTTTCAATCTTCTTAAGTGGCTTGAAATCGCTGGGCCATTTCATTAATCCATTGAAAAGCAGATTGAATTTTGCATCGTCAATTGCCGTGACAGGAGAAAATTCAAAATCATCGGCCGTTGCTTTTACAAATGATTTCCAAATTAACTCCGGCGGCTGATATTTGTATGGAAGCGGATTCTGCTTTACTTCATCTAAACGCTCCTGCAAGTCGCTCCAGAATTTCTTTTCCATCGACTTAGCCAGTTCCTGTGCATCGCTTGTTCCACTCTGGATAAGATACTGCGTGTATATTTCTCTCGGGTTCTGGTGTTTATCAATTAAAGCATATAACTGTGGCTGGGTATATTTAGGATCATCTCCTTCATTGTGACCATGTTTGCGATAGCAAACCATGTCTATAAATATATCCGATTTAAATTCTTGTCTGTAACGGGTTGCTATTTCAGCACATTTCACTACTGCTTCTGCATCATCCCCATTCACATGTAATACTGGTGCCTGTACCATTGCTGCAACAGAAGTTGAGTAATCGGCACTGCGAGCATCATCAAAATCAGTTGTAAATCCAATCTGATTATTGATTACAAAGTGTATTGTTCCTCCAGTATAATAACCACGGAGTTTGCTCATCTGCAAAACCTCATAAACAATACCCTGTCCTGCAACAGAAGCATCTCCATGAATCAATATGGGTAGAATTTTTTCAAAATGACTTTCAGATATCAAATCTGCTTTTGCTCTTGCAAAACCAACTACTACCGGATCAACCGCTTCTAAATGGGAAGGGTTCGGCATTAGTTTCAAATGAATGGTTTTATCATCCAGGGTCTTCACTTCACTTCCATATCCCATATGGTATTTAACATCCCCGCTTCCCATGGTCTGATCAATGGTTGCTGTTCCTTCAAATTCACTAAAAATTTGTTCATAGGTCTTTCCCATAATATTGGCCAGCACATTCAATCTTCCTCTGTGTGCCATACCAATCACCACTTCCTGTACTTGTTGATTGGCTGCTGTATTGATGATTGCATCTAAAGCGGCGATAGTGGTTTCGCCACCTTCCAGTGAAAACCTTTTTTGTCCGATATACTTGGTATGCAAGAATTTCTCGAACATGACACCCTGATTTAGTTTCTCAAGGATTCTCTGCTTCTTATTTAACGGTAGTGGCTGGGCAAAATTTTGCTCCATTTCTGCGGTCAGAAAATCAACTTTTTTCTGGTCGCTGATATATTTGAACTCTATACCAACATGATTGGCATATGCGTTTTGCAAGTGTGCCAAAATTTGTTTCAGCGGAGCAGGTCCTAATCCAATCAGATTGCCTGTCTGGAATACGGTATTAAGATCTTTATCTGATAAACCGAAAAAGCTCAGGTCTAGATTAGCACCTCTATCTTTTCTGGTTCTGATCGGATTTGTTTTTGCAATTAAATGCCCCTTATTTCTGTATCCAAGAATCAATCTGTACACTTTGATTTCCTGCATCCAATCTATAGATCCAGCATCAACGGCTCCTGGTGCAGCCTGTCCGGCCGCATAATTTCCATTGACAGCAAAGTCAAATCCTTCAAAAAACTTTCTTAAATCGGGGTCAACCAGCGTTGGATCAGTTAAAAAGTCCTTATAGAGACTCTCAATGAATGCCGGATGTGAATGGGTGATGTACGAAAAATCCTTCATTTGGCTTAATTATGCAGCTTTTCAATCTAAATTGGGGCAAATATCGGGCATTGGAGGCAGAAAATAAACCAAAAATTAAGCTAAACCTAGGTTAATTATACACAGCCCAATTTTGGACCGATTTGGCTTTTTTTGATTTTTTTTATTTAAAATTTTCAAATTTGCCTGAAAGCTATTACCTTTGCCGTCCCGAAAAAATTAGAAAATGGCAAATCACTCAGCTACAAAGAAAGACGTTAGACAAGCCGCTAAGCGCCGTGACCGTAACCGTTACTATGGTAAAACCACTCGTAACGCTATCCGTGACTTAAAAACAAGCGCAGAGAAAAAAGGATACGAAGAAAAACTACCTGACGTTATTTCTATGATTGACAAATTGGCTAAGCGTGGAATTATCCATAAGAACAAAGCTGCCAATCTGAAGAGCAAATTAGTGAAGAAAGCAGCAAACTTAGCTTAACTGAGACTGCTCTCCTGAAAATACCTGAAGCCAATCAAAATTTGATTGGCTTTTTTTATTGCAGTGTTTTTACAGGAGTCAACTGATATTATATCAAAGATTCTATAGGGAATTCA is a genomic window of Sediminibacterium sp. TEGAF015 containing:
- the mnmA gene encoding tRNA 2-thiouridine(34) synthase MnmA, yielding MSRKGKVLVAMSGGIDSTVTALMLHHEGYEVIGITMKTWDYASSGTSTKETGCCNIDSFNDARQAAVHHGFPHFILDIRDEFGDFVIENFVEEYLAGRTPNPCVMCNTHIKWKALLKRANALECDFIATGHYASIRNHTNGRYVISKGLDETKDQSYVLWGLDQELLSRTIMPLGGYRKSAIRQMAMDMGYPELAKKSESYEICFVPDNDYRGFLKRRVEGLEDKVAGGWFVDKTGKKLGQHKGYPFYTIGQRKGLEIAMGHPVYVTSIDPDNNIVVLGDEADLEQNDMMVGKLNWVKYDGITDGMESITRIRYKDKGALSNLYNEPNGIIRARFYENVKSIAPGQSAVFYEDNDVIGGGIIQRGELILNP
- a CDS encoding single-stranded DNA-binding protein; this translates as MIKMTAIGNLGKDAMLNNVNGKNVINFTVAHTERYRDAQGNQKDKTTWVDCAYWTERTGIAPYLKKGTQVYVEGQPDVRTYTTKDGTNGATLTLRVSSVQLLGSRSGESSPNTGGYASGGYQSAPAAASSPMTPSSEITEAFDDLPF
- a CDS encoding carboxypeptidase-like regulatory domain-containing protein yields the protein MNIKFLLMILWMAFAQLLPAQRIITGNIIDIHSKQALSSASVFLANTSIGTSTNSAGAFKLEITGNGRFNLVVAMIGYETYAREVSLQENLTGLIIELKPRVAELEEVIVGNYDKNGWEKWGDFFMEMLIGNTPNAMKCRLLNKGAVKFNYSKKENILRAYATEPLKLENNALGFDLTYTLTQFEHNYKTRIFYYQGYPLFAEKQSKNNRQKQKWTETRKETYKGSLMHFMRSVFRNKILEEGFELRRVIRQKVPSATIKINGEPIMEEVDVLINTPLNGDSIAFAIDDNTAGLKFNDYLQVVYKDKLMSSLYIKSKRNVSLGDPLTAKLFMPDSSKIVSVLANGSYFFGKDILTLDYWAWSEKLSNLLPLEYKY
- a CDS encoding aspartate kinase — its product is MKIMKFGGTSVGKPERMHEVAKLITRDSKHKIVVLSALSGTTNTLVQISDLLAKGERESAKETIQHLHQHYLGFINQLVAKEENQEKARQIIAEHFEFLNIILRISFSEALNKDILAQGELMSTKLFSVYLSEIGVQHELLPALEFMSIDANEEPQLPLIRTKLNDLLAKHNGTGIFVTQGYICKNAKGEVDNLKRGGSDYTASLIAAACNAEVCEIWTDIDGMHNNDPRIVNKTVAIEQLSFDEAAELAYFGAKILHPTCIWPAQQENVPVKLLNTMQPDAVGTVITKEAGSVGVKAVAAKDGITAIKIKSSRMLLAYGFLRKVFEVFEKYKTSIDMITTSEVAVSVTIDSDTFLNEIVRELEPFGSVDVEKGQTIVSIVGNEIAQTDHVLQKLFDALSEIPTTMVSYGGSPHNISLLLPQTYKTRTLQLLNAGLFGL
- a CDS encoding Ldh family oxidoreductase, with the translated sequence MEKFFPYAQLLSFTHKVFRQMGCSEEDASIAAEVLLSADLRGIDSHGVARLSGYIRLWQAKRINAQPVIKVIHETPSTAVVDGGQGLGLVVAPFAMKLAMEKAEKVGTGWVAVQNSNHFGIAGYHAMMALSKDMIGMAMTNASALVAPTFSKEKMLGTNPIAVAIPAGNEPPFVADFATTTAANGKLEILQRKQQDTPEGWVQDENGVPSNDANILKKNGSLLPLGSDKTHGSHKGYALGSIVDIFSAVLSGASYGPWAPPFPAYIPMPDNMPGEGLGHFVGAMRIDAFRPAATFKRHMDNWIGRFRSAKPIDPVNPVLIPGDPERIMEAERMKTGIPLLPVVVDDLIAAGDLFGIRL
- a CDS encoding chitinase; this translates as MQSPLSILIRIILPLLFISCLSAKQDRRDGFKILSKVEWDALFPHINGGDSVSTPFYNYEAFVAATKRFPTFLSNTSTELQRRELAAFLATISHETGGGNEKEMASFYDYGLYYKEELTCLKGCDHYSDTTNTYFPPVNGKSYHGRGPIQLSWNYNYGLFSEQVLGNKDSLLKKPELLVNDAELSFASAIWFWITPQEPKPSCHEVMSGKWIPNQQDSLLGRKPGFGAVMNIVNGGLECGGVYSIRNKFRLQYYLAFCKKLGVNPGENLSCDGQKPYGM
- a CDS encoding YitT family protein, with translation MHQFLKNLIVRSVLNPDKKNKSQEGVYSAYQIAKGLRIFRVTIFAGLKDALLIFLGVLSAAFGLKGFLLTNHFIDGGATGISLLISALSGVPVGLLILLVNIPFLLFGYRILGTQFAIKSAIAILLLSLTVHFVEFPDITKDNLLVAVFGGFFLGAGIGLSIRGGGVLDGTEVLAIAVSRKSGMTIGDVIIVINVLIFSTAAYFLSVEIAMYSLLTYLSASKTLDFIIEGLEEYTGVTIISVHNDEVRAMIINILGRGVTVYKGKRGYGKSGDVKDMDIVYTVITRLEINKLNTELEKIDPNAFVVMSSIKDTKGGMIKRRGVGH